Proteins encoded by one window of Cyclobacteriaceae bacterium:
- the hisA gene encoding 1-(5-phosphoribosyl)-5-[(5-phosphoribosylamino)methylideneamino]imidazole-4-carboxamide isomerase — MKIIPAIDIIDGQCVRLAQGDYAQKKVYETDPVAVARTFEEAGLEYLHLVDLDGAKQGKVTNWKVVESICTSTSLKVDFGGGIKTKSEIRQLLELGVKQVNLGSVAVKEPEKVSIWVDEFGADKIILSADVREERIAISGWTETSSLSIQDFISNYQKIGITYVTCTDISKDGMLGGPNVDLYAKLLTQFPSLKLIASGGVSNLNDLKQLKATGLYGAIVGKAIYEGRVSLTELQSINP; from the coding sequence ATGAAGATTATACCCGCCATTGATATTATTGACGGACAGTGTGTACGCCTGGCGCAAGGCGATTATGCACAAAAGAAAGTTTACGAAACCGATCCGGTTGCCGTGGCCCGCACGTTCGAAGAAGCGGGATTGGAGTACTTGCACCTCGTAGACCTGGATGGCGCAAAGCAGGGCAAGGTAACAAACTGGAAAGTGGTGGAATCCATCTGTACGAGTACGTCCTTAAAAGTAGATTTTGGAGGAGGCATCAAAACCAAATCGGAAATACGACAACTTTTAGAACTTGGTGTGAAGCAAGTTAACCTGGGCAGCGTGGCAGTGAAGGAGCCTGAGAAAGTTTCGATATGGGTTGATGAATTTGGTGCAGATAAAATTATTCTCAGTGCCGATGTGCGTGAAGAACGCATTGCCATCAGCGGATGGACGGAAACCTCTTCCCTCTCCATTCAGGATTTTATTTCCAATTACCAAAAGATTGGCATCACCTACGTTACCTGTACTGATATCAGCAAAGATGGTATGCTTGGCGGACCTAATGTGGATTTATATGCAAAGCTGCTTACACAGTTTCCTTCGCTAAAACTGATTGCCAGTGGTGGTGTGAGTAACCTCAATGACCTCAAGCAATTAAAGGCTACCGGATTGTATGGCGCCATTGTTGGAAAAGCCATTTACGAAGGAAGGGTTAGCCTGACCGAACTTCAAAGCATCAATCCTTAA
- the hisD gene encoding histidinol dehydrogenase, protein MKVFNNPSRNTWEQLCERPQLQLEFLESSVKNILARVRQGGDYTLKEFTKQFDKVELHELAVSQTEIQRAVDRLNGKLKEAIQVAAANIEKFHQAQLREVVNVETMAGVSCWRKGVPIEKVGIYIPGGTAPLFSTVLMLAIPAKLAGCREIVLVSPPDKQGHIHSAILFAANLTGVTKIFKAGGAQAVAALAYGTESIPKVNKIFGPGNQYVTKAKQLVNQQGVAIDMPAGPSEVLVWADESATPAFVAADLLSQAEHGTDSQVMLVVNSAELAEKIQEEVQKQLATLLRKEIAEQALRNSRALIIDNETEALNFVNLYAAEHLIINTKNADALAEKIINAGSVFIGNYTPEAAGDYASGTNHTLPTNGYATAYAGVSVESFLKYITFQKISEEGIKKLGPVVEVMAEAEELIAHKNAISIRLNNV, encoded by the coding sequence ATGAAAGTATTCAACAATCCATCACGAAACACCTGGGAACAACTCTGTGAAAGGCCGCAACTTCAATTGGAGTTTCTGGAAAGTTCGGTGAAGAATATTCTGGCACGGGTGAGGCAAGGTGGCGATTACACACTGAAAGAATTTACGAAGCAATTTGATAAAGTTGAATTACATGAACTTGCTGTAAGCCAGACAGAAATTCAACGCGCTGTTGATAGGCTTAATGGAAAACTGAAAGAAGCCATACAAGTCGCGGCTGCGAATATTGAAAAATTTCACCAGGCGCAACTTCGCGAAGTGGTGAACGTGGAAACCATGGCTGGTGTTTCATGCTGGCGCAAAGGTGTACCAATTGAAAAGGTGGGCATTTATATTCCCGGAGGAACTGCACCTTTGTTTTCTACCGTGCTCATGCTGGCCATCCCGGCTAAGCTGGCGGGTTGCCGCGAAATCGTTTTGGTTTCTCCGCCCGACAAGCAAGGCCATATCCACTCGGCTATTTTATTCGCAGCAAACCTCACAGGAGTAACCAAAATTTTTAAAGCAGGAGGTGCACAGGCTGTTGCTGCATTGGCTTATGGTACAGAGAGCATTCCGAAAGTGAATAAGATTTTCGGACCGGGAAATCAATACGTTACCAAAGCCAAGCAACTGGTTAATCAGCAAGGCGTGGCCATTGACATGCCAGCGGGCCCCAGCGAGGTGTTGGTGTGGGCTGATGAATCTGCAACACCTGCATTTGTTGCTGCCGATTTGTTGTCGCAAGCTGAGCATGGTACCGACAGCCAGGTGATGTTGGTAGTAAACAGTGCAGAACTTGCAGAAAAAATTCAGGAGGAAGTTCAAAAACAGTTGGCAACACTGCTTAGAAAAGAAATTGCAGAACAGGCGTTAAGAAACAGTCGTGCACTGATAATTGACAATGAAACCGAAGCACTAAACTTTGTCAACCTCTATGCGGCTGAGCACCTGATCATCAATACGAAAAATGCTGATGCGCTTGCCGAAAAAATCATCAATGCTGGTTCGGTGTTCATCGGCAACTACACGCCCGAAGCTGCGGGTGACTATGCGTCTGGAACAAACCACACCTTGCCAACCAATGGTTATGCCACAGCCTATGCAGGCGTTTCCGTTGAAAGCTTTTTGAAATACATCACCTTCCAGAAAATCTCAGAGGAAGGAATTAAAAAACTCGGACCGGTAGTGGAGGTCATGGCTGAAGCTGAAGAATTAATCGCACACAAAAACGCCATCAGCATTCGACTTAACAACGTATAA
- the hisH gene encoding imidazole glycerol phosphate synthase subunit HisH, whose translation MKTVILKYNAGNIQSVSYALERLTVDFEITDDVEKILSADKVIFPGVGEASTTMAYLKNKKLDQVIRGLKQPVLGICLGMQLMCKHSEENNTPCLGIFDEVVKKFEATKEFKVPHMGWNNLTLTNSWPEKSVENSSVYFVHSYYVPVNEFTTAVSDYIVPFSAAMKKDNFYAVQFHPEKSAQAGEKILKSFLDI comes from the coding sequence ATGAAAACTGTAATCCTAAAATACAACGCTGGCAATATTCAATCTGTGTCGTACGCATTAGAACGATTAACGGTTGACTTTGAAATAACCGATGATGTTGAAAAAATTCTGTCCGCTGATAAGGTTATATTTCCAGGAGTGGGTGAAGCCAGTACCACAATGGCGTATTTAAAAAATAAGAAGCTCGACCAGGTAATACGCGGGCTGAAACAACCTGTGCTAGGAATTTGTTTAGGTATGCAGTTGATGTGCAAACACTCAGAAGAAAACAATACGCCATGCCTGGGCATTTTTGATGAAGTGGTAAAGAAGTTCGAGGCTACAAAAGAATTTAAAGTGCCGCACATGGGTTGGAACAACCTGACCTTGACCAACAGTTGGCCGGAAAAATCAGTAGAGAATAGCAGTGTGTACTTTGTACACAGTTATTATGTGCCGGTCAATGAATTTACAACGGCTGTCAGTGATTACATTGTACCGTTCAGTGCAGCCATGAAAAAAGATAATTTCTATGCCGTGCAGTTTCACCCGGAAAAATCGGCACAGGCAGGGGAAAAAATTTTAAAAAGCTTTCTGGATATATGA
- a CDS encoding ATP-binding protein produces the protein MEIWQRYSTLGISDSTQPYLFRSIILSNRIAAIIFFLTIILLGVLVILTSVTPGIMRASTGLIFYALVPILNYYGYNLFSRTLISVVIPVLIIWLIAVGTQSSSPLIYSASYFPPRILTMATCIIPVIVFDTFREKRWIFLTLFVCFVCIVGYDFILALFGREVDFYQNRNTFIYYNLVFFIEFMALVSAAFMLKRMVDQSDNKNLELFKTLETTNRELIQQNYQLALVNQEKEMQNEEMISQAEELRANQEKLGDAYEVIQKQKEQLHVHNEHLEDLVAQKNKALIDANEELSKYNSELRQFSHTISHNLRAPVARLIGLENLLSMETEGLSENQLQLMGLLKQSAHELDAIIRDLNKIIDIRNDIYRIKEKVIFQQEFDRVHQNLEHQLPESAEFLIDFTEAPFMYTIRPLLNSILFNLLSNAIKYRSHNRTLIISVATKRTDEGIILTFADNGLGMNLDQFGKDLFGMYKRFHTHTDGKGLGLYLVKSQVETLGGTIGVTSELNGGTRFTLFFKQTDAVDGQICFESDYGQIYYNARSNTAGISWKKQVTSEAYRDLFGKCMDVLRIYNTPYWISDLRKQGNISPDDQIWMVTSIIPDAVRHGLIRIVVVYDPIQHNLDYLERIQAAIERAGSKVQFCTSTKEAEAWIEEHIHEAPDA, from the coding sequence ATGGAAATTTGGCAGCGGTATTCAACACTTGGTATTTCAGATAGTACGCAGCCCTACTTATTCAGAAGTATCATCCTATCAAACCGAATTGCCGCAATAATTTTCTTTCTGACTATTATTCTTTTGGGGGTTCTGGTGATACTTACCAGTGTAACACCGGGAATTATGCGCGCTTCAACTGGTTTAATCTTCTATGCTTTAGTTCCGATCCTAAATTATTATGGATATAATCTTTTTAGCCGAACGCTTATATCAGTTGTTATTCCCGTTTTAATCATTTGGTTAATTGCCGTGGGCACTCAAAGCTCCTCTCCACTCATCTACAGCGCTTCTTATTTTCCACCGCGCATACTCACCATGGCAACCTGCATCATTCCTGTAATTGTATTCGATACCTTTCGGGAAAAGCGCTGGATCTTTCTCACCCTTTTTGTCTGCTTTGTTTGTATTGTTGGTTATGATTTTATTCTGGCCCTATTTGGAAGAGAGGTGGATTTCTACCAAAACAGAAATACGTTCATTTATTACAACCTGGTATTCTTTATTGAGTTTATGGCCTTGGTGTCGGCTGCCTTTATGCTGAAAAGAATGGTTGATCAATCTGACAACAAAAACCTTGAACTGTTTAAAACTCTTGAAACAACCAACCGCGAACTCATACAACAAAATTACCAGCTGGCACTTGTGAACCAGGAAAAAGAAATGCAAAACGAAGAGATGATTTCGCAAGCAGAGGAATTACGGGCCAACCAGGAAAAACTGGGCGATGCATACGAAGTGATACAAAAGCAAAAAGAACAACTTCATGTACACAATGAACACCTGGAAGATCTGGTAGCACAAAAGAATAAGGCTCTGATTGACGCCAACGAAGAGCTTTCCAAATACAACAGTGAATTACGTCAATTCTCCCACACCATTTCACATAACCTGCGCGCACCTGTGGCCAGGCTTATCGGGTTAGAGAATTTACTCTCTATGGAGACTGAGGGCCTTTCCGAAAATCAGCTACAATTGATGGGCCTGCTTAAACAATCGGCACACGAACTGGATGCTATCATTCGGGACCTGAATAAAATCATTGATATTAGAAATGATATCTACCGGATTAAGGAAAAAGTAATTTTTCAACAGGAATTTGACCGGGTACATCAAAACCTGGAACATCAGCTTCCAGAGAGTGCGGAGTTTCTGATCGATTTCACGGAAGCCCCATTCATGTACACCATTCGGCCGTTGTTGAATAGTATTTTGTTTAACTTATTGAGCAATGCCATCAAGTACCGTTCACACAACCGCACACTGATTATTTCAGTTGCAACCAAAAGAACAGATGAGGGAATCATCTTAACATTTGCTGATAACGGACTGGGTATGAACCTCGATCAGTTCGGGAAAGATCTTTTTGGCATGTACAAAAGGTTTCACACCCATACTGATGGAAAAGGGCTAGGCTTGTACCTGGTAAAATCACAGGTAGAAACATTGGGAGGAACGATAGGCGTAACCAGTGAACTCAATGGGGGCACACGGTTTACCTTATTTTTTAAACAAACAGATGCGGTTGATGGTCAGATCTGCTTTGAGAGTGACTATGGTCAGATTTATTACAACGCACGTTCAAACACAGCCGGTATCAGCTGGAAAAAACAAGTTACCAGCGAGGCGTATCGCGATTTGTTTGGCAAGTGTATGGATGTATTGCGCATATACAATACACCGTATTGGATTTCCGATTTACGCAAACAGGGAAATATTTCACCGGATGATCAAATCTGGATGGTAACCAGCATAATACCCGATGCCGTGCGCCATGGATTAATACGCATTGTTGTGGTGTACGATCCCATACAACACAACCTTGATTATCTGGAACGCATTCAGGCAGCCATTGAAAGAGCGGGGAGCAAGGTTCAATTCTGTACGTCTACCAAAGAAGCAGAAGCCTGGATTGAAGAACATATTCATGAAGCACCAGATGCCTAA
- a CDS encoding NAD(P)/FAD-dependent oxidoreductase, whose amino-acid sequence MEKYDLVVIGAGPSGYAAAMRAIDFKKKVLLIEKNKVGGAGVTNGALSSKTWWELSRETASFRKNLKRYNIKAPSVDYKEIQAEVQRAVVERKTMLLEHMELLKNSGYFTFYRGTAKLLSQHEVEITGEFGKTTVAADYIILATGSRPRYLPELPIDEKVVMTSEGIEGMQDFPESMVIVGAGVIGCEYATIFSGFGKTKVHLIDKGDRILPFEDEDVVRVIERNMENNGVLIHRKSQLVRMEIKNGRVEYELEYTDGSKEVFNVEKALVSVGRVPNYESLWDPDEVDIHISKRGIEDNDTQTNVSNIYAVGDITADISLVNVGELEGRYAVEKIFGHPQRKLVYENISTIMFLSPEVAGVGLNETQAREKGIDYRVVTLDYSCIPRAIAKRNTQGFIKLLVTNDDQMKILGMKVVGLHASSAIQAVALLISMDKGIDELAECVHPHPSITEGIQECVRMLLGKSMFKPSVLRSRLSCRTCTKGAYQDMIF is encoded by the coding sequence ATGGAAAAGTATGATCTTGTTGTAATTGGTGCCGGTCCATCCGGATATGCAGCCGCCATGCGGGCTATTGATTTCAAAAAAAAGGTTTTGTTGATTGAAAAAAATAAGGTAGGGGGAGCAGGTGTTACGAACGGTGCGCTGTCTTCCAAAACCTGGTGGGAGCTTTCCCGAGAAACGGCTTCCTTCCGAAAAAATTTGAAGCGATATAATATAAAGGCGCCCAGTGTCGACTATAAAGAAATTCAGGCAGAGGTACAACGTGCCGTTGTGGAAAGAAAAACCATGTTGCTGGAGCATATGGAGTTGCTCAAAAATTCCGGATACTTTACCTTTTATCGTGGAACAGCAAAATTGCTAAGTCAGCACGAAGTTGAGATTACAGGAGAATTTGGTAAGACAACCGTAGCCGCAGATTACATCATACTGGCCACAGGAAGCCGCCCACGCTATTTGCCTGAACTACCCATTGACGAGAAGGTAGTGATGACCAGCGAAGGCATTGAAGGGATGCAAGATTTTCCGGAGAGCATGGTGATTGTTGGGGCAGGGGTTATCGGGTGTGAATATGCCACTATTTTTTCCGGTTTCGGTAAAACAAAAGTGCACCTGATTGATAAGGGTGATCGCATATTACCCTTTGAAGATGAGGATGTGGTACGCGTGATTGAGCGTAACATGGAGAACAACGGTGTTCTCATTCATAGAAAGTCGCAGTTGGTGCGCATGGAAATCAAAAATGGCAGGGTGGAGTATGAATTGGAATATACCGATGGGAGCAAGGAAGTTTTTAACGTAGAGAAGGCATTGGTTTCGGTTGGGCGAGTGCCCAATTATGAATCGCTATGGGATCCTGATGAAGTGGATATTCATATATCCAAACGGGGTATCGAAGACAACGACACGCAAACCAACGTATCGAATATTTATGCGGTAGGTGATATTACGGCAGATATCTCGTTGGTTAATGTAGGTGAGTTGGAAGGCCGCTATGCGGTTGAAAAGATTTTTGGTCATCCACAACGCAAGTTGGTATACGAAAACATCAGCACGATTATGTTTCTGAGTCCGGAAGTAGCCGGAGTAGGATTAAATGAAACACAGGCTCGGGAGAAAGGTATTGATTATCGGGTGGTGACGCTTGATTATAGTTGCATTCCTCGCGCCATTGCCAAACGCAATACACAAGGTTTTATTAAATTATTGGTCACAAACGATGACCAAATGAAAATTCTCGGCATGAAAGTGGTAGGGCTTCATGCATCTAGTGCCATACAGGCAGTGGCATTGTTAATTAGTATGGATAAAGGAATTGATGAGCTGGCCGAGTGTGTGCACCCGCATCCTTCTATTACGGAGGGTATTCAGGAGTGCGTGCGCATGTTGTTGGGTAAGTCCATGTTTAAACCTAGCGTACTTCGTTCCAGACTTTCATGTCGAACGTGTACAAAGGGTGCGTATCAGGATATGATTTTTTAG
- a CDS encoding nitroreductase family protein yields the protein MNSSETKTINGFPFVRHVTETFSEQEVINRSKSFYQWMNQRRTVRDFSNKPIPKEVIDNLILTASSAPSGAHKQPWTFCVVENPEMKRKIREAAEQEEYESYTGRMSEEWLDDIKALQTDWHKPFLEIAPYLIVVFKKAYDLKEDGTKGTNYYVNESVGLACGFLLAAIHLAGLVALTHTPSPMNFLTKILNRPENERPFLLIPVGYPATETFVPKLERKALQDVAVYY from the coding sequence ATGAATTCATCCGAAACCAAAACCATCAATGGCTTTCCGTTTGTTCGCCATGTGACTGAAACCTTTTCCGAACAAGAAGTCATTAACCGAAGTAAGTCCTTCTACCAGTGGATGAACCAACGCAGAACGGTTCGCGATTTTTCTAATAAACCTATTCCAAAAGAGGTGATTGACAATCTTATCCTAACAGCCTCCAGCGCACCCAGCGGGGCACACAAGCAGCCGTGGACATTTTGTGTAGTTGAAAATCCTGAAATGAAAAGAAAAATAAGAGAAGCAGCCGAACAGGAAGAATATGAAAGCTACACCGGCCGCATGAGTGAAGAGTGGCTGGATGACATTAAAGCCTTGCAAACCGATTGGCACAAACCCTTTCTGGAAATTGCACCTTACCTGATTGTGGTCTTTAAAAAAGCCTATGATCTAAAAGAAGACGGAACAAAAGGAACAAATTATTACGTAAATGAATCAGTCGGATTGGCCTGTGGATTTTTATTGGCCGCCATACATCTTGCGGGTTTGGTTGCCCTTACGCATACCCCCAGTCCGATGAATTTCTTAACCAAAATTTTAAACCGCCCGGAAAATGAGCGACCCTTTTTGTTGATCCCGGTGGGCTATCCTGCTACAGAAACATTTGTTCCGAAACTGGAGCGAAAGGCGCTTCAGGATGTTGCTGTTTATTATTAG
- the hisIE gene encoding bifunctional phosphoribosyl-AMP cyclohydrolase/phosphoribosyl-ATP diphosphatase HisIE, with amino-acid sequence MKPDFNKNNGLIPCIIQDNTTQKVLMLGYMNEEALAKTQSEKRVTFFSRTKGRLWTKGETSGNFLEVIDIIADCDADTLLIKAKPTGPVCHTGADTCFNESNQSFGLKELETTIQSRKANPKEGSYTTSLLQAGINKVAQKVGEEAVELVIESKDQNDELFLGEAADLMYHFLVLLAAKNKTLSDVEGVLKKRHQ; translated from the coding sequence ATGAAACCTGATTTCAATAAAAACAACGGATTGATTCCATGCATCATTCAGGATAATACCACGCAAAAGGTTTTGATGCTGGGATACATGAACGAAGAGGCGTTGGCTAAAACACAATCCGAAAAACGGGTAACGTTTTTTAGTCGCACGAAAGGAAGATTGTGGACAAAAGGTGAAACTTCCGGAAACTTCCTCGAGGTTATTGACATTATTGCGGATTGTGATGCAGATACCTTGTTAATAAAAGCTAAACCAACTGGTCCGGTTTGCCACACCGGTGCCGACACGTGTTTTAATGAATCCAATCAATCATTCGGACTAAAAGAACTCGAAACTACCATTCAATCACGAAAAGCAAATCCAAAAGAAGGATCGTACACAACCTCACTATTACAGGCGGGCATTAACAAAGTAGCGCAAAAAGTGGGCGAAGAGGCGGTAGAGTTGGTGATTGAATCAAAAGATCAAAATGATGAATTGTTTCTGGGGGAAGCAGCTGATCTGATGTATCACTTCCTGGTGCTGCTCGCGGCTAAGAATAAGACCCTTTCGGATGTGGAGGGGGTATTGAAAAAGCGTCATCAATAA
- the hisF gene encoding imidazole glycerol phosphate synthase subunit HisF, producing MLTKRIIPCLDIKDGRTVKGVNFVDLRDAGDPVELASAYATQGADELVFLDISATQEQRKTFASLVKEIARHINIPFTVGGGISSVADVAPLLEAGADKVSVNSSAVRNPQLISELSKAFGAQCIVLAIDARKIDNAWIVHTHGGKNPTDKKLFTWAKEGQDRGAGEILFTSMDHDGTKNGFAIDPLSKLHELLTIPVIASGGAGSMGHFADVFALAKADAALAASVFHFGEIRIPELKSFLQNHKIPVRL from the coding sequence ATGTTAACGAAACGAATTATTCCATGTTTGGATATTAAAGACGGTCGCACCGTAAAAGGCGTAAACTTTGTCGACTTACGTGATGCAGGTGATCCGGTTGAGCTGGCATCCGCGTACGCAACGCAAGGTGCAGATGAACTTGTGTTTCTCGACATCTCAGCAACACAGGAGCAGCGCAAAACATTTGCTTCATTGGTAAAAGAAATTGCGCGTCACATTAATATTCCGTTTACGGTTGGTGGTGGCATCAGTTCAGTAGCAGATGTAGCGCCTTTGCTGGAAGCAGGTGCTGATAAAGTAAGCGTGAATTCATCGGCTGTCAGAAATCCTCAACTGATCAGCGAACTTTCAAAAGCATTTGGTGCGCAGTGCATTGTGTTGGCCATTGATGCCCGAAAAATCGACAATGCCTGGATTGTGCATACGCATGGCGGAAAGAATCCAACCGATAAAAAACTTTTTACCTGGGCTAAAGAAGGGCAAGATCGTGGAGCTGGAGAAATTCTGTTTACCAGCATGGATCATGACGGAACCAAAAATGGGTTTGCGATTGATCCACTTTCCAAACTGCATGAATTACTAACCATCCCTGTCATTGCCTCTGGCGGTGCCGGTAGTATGGGGCATTTTGCTGATGTATTTGCGCTTGCTAAAGCCGATGCCGCGTTGGCTGCCAGCGTGTTTCACTTTGGTGAGATTCGCATACCGGAACTCAAATCATTTTTACAAAACCACAAGATACCCGTACGACTATGA
- the hisC gene encoding histidinol-phosphate transaminase, with amino-acid sequence MNIQSLLRENIKNLKPYSTARDEFKGTADVYLDANENPFPSAYNRYPDPLQKKVKQRISELKGIEAGKIFLGNGSDEPIDLIIRAFCEPGKDSILITEPTYGMYAVCAGINNVSVKRATLDQNFDLDLEAVKQALDGSVKVVFLCSPNNPSGNLLSKEKIIELIARINSIVVVDEAYIDFADDEGFLPVLEKYPNLIVLQTFSKAWGLAGLRLGMAFASEEIISVLNKIKYPYNINILTQQVALEKLSTVEEKNKQVDTILHQRSVLTKQLQSLLMVQRVYPTDANFVLVKMKDARHIYDQLIERSIIVRDRSTVVLCADCLRITVGTPEENLKLIETLKTL; translated from the coding sequence ATGAACATTCAATCACTCTTACGAGAAAACATAAAAAACCTCAAGCCCTACTCCACTGCGCGGGATGAATTCAAGGGAACGGCAGACGTGTACCTGGATGCGAATGAAAATCCATTTCCATCGGCCTATAACCGTTACCCTGATCCGCTGCAGAAAAAAGTAAAGCAACGCATCAGTGAGTTGAAAGGCATTGAGGCGGGGAAAATATTTCTTGGCAACGGAAGCGATGAACCCATCGATTTGATTATCCGCGCATTTTGTGAACCTGGTAAGGACTCTATATTAATAACTGAGCCTACGTATGGCATGTATGCCGTTTGTGCAGGGATAAATAACGTATCCGTTAAGCGGGCTACCCTTGATCAAAATTTCGATTTAGACCTGGAAGCTGTTAAACAAGCGCTGGATGGATCAGTAAAAGTTGTTTTTCTGTGTTCACCCAATAATCCTTCAGGCAACCTGCTTTCCAAAGAAAAAATAATTGAACTGATTGCACGTATTAACAGCATCGTTGTGGTGGATGAAGCGTATATTGATTTCGCTGATGACGAAGGATTTCTTCCCGTCCTAGAAAAGTATCCGAACCTGATTGTCTTGCAAACCTTCTCCAAAGCGTGGGGTTTGGCCGGCTTGCGACTGGGGATGGCGTTTGCTTCAGAAGAAATTATTTCGGTGCTGAACAAAATCAAGTATCCGTACAACATCAACATCCTCACCCAACAGGTTGCCCTTGAAAAACTTTCAACTGTTGAAGAAAAAAACAAACAGGTTGATACGATTCTGCACCAGCGGTCAGTACTCACTAAACAATTACAATCTTTACTCATGGTGCAGCGCGTCTACCCTACCGATGCTAACTTTGTATTGGTTAAAATGAAAGACGCACGTCATATTTATGATCAATTGATTGAGCGCAGCATCATTGTCCGTGACCGCTCAACAGTGGTATTGTGTGCAGATTGTTTACGCATTACGGTTGGCACACCGGAAGAAAATTTAAAACTCATTGAAACCCTGAAGACCTTATGA
- the hisB gene encoding bifunctional histidinol-phosphatase/imidazoleglycerol-phosphate dehydratase HisB codes for MKRVLFIDRDGTLIIEPPDEQIDSLEKLEFYPGVIRWLSQLTAETDYELVMVTNQDGLGTEKFPEETFWPAQEKMLKTLEGEGIRFSKICIDKSFPHENKPTRKPGIGMLTEFLSGNYDLANSYVIGDRLTDVELAKNLGCKAILINNGSLKEKLNASAYAESNSLITTEWKTIYEFLSKTPRIGTVNRKTKETDISITVNLDGNGKSSISTELAFFDHMLDQLARHGNIDLTVHTKGDLHIDEHHTIEDTALALGEAFLKALGNKRGIERYGFALPMDDCLAQVALDFGGRPWLVWEAEFKREKIGEMPTEMFLHFFKSFSDTAKCNLNIKAEGTNEHHKIEAIFKAFAKAIKMAVKKDGSELPSTKGML; via the coding sequence ATGAAACGTGTTTTATTCATAGACCGTGACGGCACTTTAATTATCGAACCTCCGGATGAGCAAATCGATAGCCTGGAAAAACTGGAGTTCTACCCCGGTGTAATTCGTTGGCTTAGTCAGCTTACAGCAGAAACCGATTACGAATTGGTGATGGTGACCAACCAGGATGGATTGGGCACGGAGAAATTTCCGGAAGAAACCTTCTGGCCGGCACAAGAAAAGATGCTGAAGACGCTTGAAGGCGAAGGCATTCGGTTTTCCAAAATATGCATTGATAAGTCGTTTCCGCACGAAAATAAACCTACACGCAAACCGGGTATCGGTATGCTTACAGAATTTCTTTCGGGGAATTATGATTTAGCCAACTCCTATGTTATTGGCGACAGGCTGACCGATGTTGAACTGGCCAAAAATCTGGGTTGTAAAGCAATTCTGATCAACAACGGATCACTTAAAGAAAAACTGAATGCATCCGCCTACGCAGAATCAAACAGCCTGATCACTACAGAATGGAAAACCATCTACGAGTTCCTATCGAAAACCCCACGGATCGGAACAGTAAACCGTAAAACAAAAGAGACCGATATTTCCATTACGGTCAATCTTGATGGCAATGGAAAGTCATCCATCAGCACAGAGCTAGCTTTTTTTGATCACATGCTTGATCAACTCGCACGACATGGAAATATTGATTTAACTGTTCACACCAAAGGCGATCTGCACATTGACGAACACCACACCATTGAAGATACAGCGCTGGCACTTGGTGAAGCATTTCTGAAAGCCTTGGGTAACAAACGGGGCATTGAACGATACGGATTTGCGTTACCCATGGATGATTGCCTGGCACAAGTTGCCCTCGACTTTGGCGGCAGGCCGTGGTTGGTTTGGGAAGCCGAATTCAAGCGGGAAAAAATTGGCGAGATGCCAACGGAAATGTTTTTGCATTTCTTTAAATCATTTTCCGATACGGCCAAATGCAACCTGAACATCAAAGCAGAAGGCACGAACGAACATCATAAAATAGAAGCCATTTTTAAAGCGTTCGCAAAAGCAATTAAGATGGCGGTAAAAAAAGATGGAAGTGAGTTACCGAGTACGAAGGGAATGTTGTAA